A genomic stretch from Bradyrhizobium quebecense includes:
- a CDS encoding SPFH domain-containing protein, which translates to MDFLGFLNGSGLTQPAIWIAAAVACVILLRVSNVFRYIPNNQVGIVEKLWAIKGSIEDGFIALNGEAGYEPEVLRGGLHVMFPFMYRIHRSDLVTVGQGKIAYVFARDGAALEPSQVLGANDTEDKSDFQDARRFLLGGGQKGPQRKVLREGTYAINTTQFAIITDERVYGHALSERERGVLESMQLTITERWGFAPVVLAADHDLVGIVTVHDGPSLPPGEIIAPEVGIELRDAATFHNNFQEPEKFLLAGGYRGRQLQVIVEGTWYINRLFATVEAVPKTVIPVGNVGVVIFYTGPRTDDVSGEQYRHGELVLNGSRGVWKDPLLPGKYAFNTYAGKIEVIPTVNFILKWVRGEVGAMKLDENLSEISLITKDAFEPTLPLSVVMHIDYKKAPMIIQRFGDVKKLVEQTLDPMVSAFFKNIAQKMTLIELLQNRAAIQEESARVMKAKFEGYSLDFQEVLIGTPRAAPGDHTIENILIQLRSRQIAREQIETYQEQEKAAVQERALNEAKATAAAQTALTQSLIQVKVHENEGAAALARAQKDAETRKVTAAAVGEQSRLEGQGEADRVLAVGTANAQATKLSVDAYGGPEYRLAEQNFAKFADALTRINQPLVPQFLMSGGQAGEGGNAGLIPTAMLSSMFGQMMPGALEKLKDEAPKAARRTNGQ; encoded by the coding sequence ATGGACTTCCTCGGTTTTCTTAATGGTTCAGGTTTGACTCAGCCTGCCATTTGGATCGCTGCAGCGGTCGCATGTGTGATCCTGCTGCGCGTATCGAACGTATTTCGCTACATTCCCAACAATCAGGTCGGCATCGTCGAGAAGCTGTGGGCGATCAAGGGCTCGATCGAGGACGGCTTCATCGCGCTGAACGGTGAGGCCGGCTACGAGCCGGAAGTGCTGCGCGGCGGCCTGCACGTGATGTTTCCCTTCATGTACCGGATCCACCGCTCGGATCTCGTGACCGTCGGCCAGGGCAAGATCGCCTATGTGTTCGCGCGCGATGGCGCGGCGCTGGAGCCTTCGCAAGTGCTCGGCGCCAACGACACCGAAGACAAGTCGGACTTCCAGGACGCGCGCCGCTTCCTGCTCGGCGGCGGCCAGAAGGGGCCGCAGCGCAAGGTCCTGCGCGAAGGTACCTATGCGATCAACACCACGCAGTTCGCGATCATCACCGATGAGCGCGTCTACGGTCATGCGCTCAGCGAGCGGGAACGCGGCGTGCTCGAGAGCATGCAGCTCACGATCACCGAGCGCTGGGGCTTTGCGCCGGTGGTGCTGGCGGCCGATCACGATCTTGTCGGCATCGTCACCGTGCATGACGGCCCGTCGCTGCCTCCGGGCGAGATCATCGCGCCCGAAGTCGGCATCGAGCTACGGGATGCTGCGACCTTCCACAACAATTTCCAGGAGCCCGAGAAATTCCTGCTCGCCGGCGGCTATCGCGGCCGCCAGCTCCAGGTCATCGTCGAGGGCACCTGGTACATCAACCGCCTGTTCGCGACCGTCGAGGCGGTACCGAAGACGGTGATCCCGGTCGGCAATGTCGGCGTCGTCATCTTCTACACCGGCCCGCGCACCGACGACGTCTCGGGCGAGCAGTATCGCCATGGTGAGCTGGTGCTCAACGGCAGCCGCGGCGTCTGGAAGGACCCGCTGTTGCCGGGCAAGTACGCCTTCAACACCTATGCCGGCAAGATCGAGGTGATCCCGACCGTCAACTTCATCCTGAAATGGGTGCGCGGCGAGGTCGGCGCGATGAAGCTCGACGAGAACCTGTCGGAGATCTCGCTGATCACCAAGGACGCGTTCGAGCCGACGCTGCCGCTCTCGGTGGTGATGCATATCGACTACAAGAAGGCGCCGATGATCATCCAGCGCTTCGGCGACGTGAAGAAGCTGGTCGAGCAGACGCTCGACCCGATGGTCAGCGCGTTCTTCAAGAACATCGCGCAGAAGATGACGCTGATCGAGCTGTTGCAGAACCGCGCCGCGATCCAGGAAGAATCGGCGCGCGTGATGAAAGCGAAGTTCGAGGGCTATTCGCTCGACTTCCAGGAGGTCCTGATCGGCACGCCGCGCGCGGCGCCCGGTGACCACACCATCGAGAACATCCTGATTCAGCTCCGCTCGCGCCAGATCGCACGCGAGCAGATCGAGACCTATCAGGAGCAGGAGAAGGCCGCGGTGCAGGAGCGCGCGCTGAACGAAGCCAAGGCGACGGCGGCAGCGCAGACCGCACTCACGCAGTCGCTGATCCAGGTCAAGGTCCACGAGAACGAGGGCGCGGCTGCGCTCGCCCGCGCGCAGAAGGATGCCGAGACGAGGAAGGTGACCGCAGCCGCGGTCGGCGAGCAGTCGCGGCTGGAAGGCCAGGGCGAGGCCGACCGGGTGCTCGCGGTCGGTACCGCCAACGCGCAGGCGACCAAGCTGTCGGTCGATGCCTATGGCGGGCCGGAGTACCGGCTTGCCGAGCAGAACTTCGCGAAGTTCGCCGATGCGCTGACGCGGATCAACCAGCCGCTGGTGCCGCAATTCCTGATGTCGGGCGGGCAGGCGGGTGAAGGCGGCAATGCAGGCCTGATCCCGACCGCGATGCTGAGCTCGATGTTCGGGCAGATGATGCCCGGCGCATTGGAGAAGCTGAAGGACGAGGCGCCGAAGGCCGCGCGCCGCACCAACGGCCAATGA
- a CDS encoding IS1380 family transposase, which translates to MTDDTSLPFSFPAVSHKKITASFDGGKLTSDGGVMLLAMADRRLGLAAKLSCVFPERRDPGRIVHSLADMIRARIFAIACGYEDGNDLDRLRGDPAFKLACGRLPDTGRDLCSQPTLSRLENAPHLREVIRLSSVLVDLWMDSYARAPSAITLDIDDTVDVVHGRQQLSLFNAHYDEHCFLPIHVYDTEHSRPVAVILRPGKTPSGREVRAHLRRLVRRIRRRWPDTRITFRGDSHYAGPEAMTFCEQNGVDYIFALAGTKPLARKVDEVCDAFRTERAIENKIVVRGYTETCHAAGSWHRERRVVARIEATQQGLDVRYVVTSLDIGSAEWIYDSLYCARGQAENLIKLHKTQLASDRTSCRSALANQVRLVFHTAAYWLILAVRDAIPKPRDLATAEFNTIRLRLLKIAARVIETATRVRLAFAAACPDADLFRGLVNALVPQAP; encoded by the coding sequence ATGACCGACGATACGAGTCTGCCGTTCTCATTTCCAGCCGTTTCCCACAAGAAGATCACAGCCTCGTTCGACGGCGGCAAGCTGACGTCGGATGGCGGCGTCATGCTTCTGGCCATGGCGGACCGGCGCCTCGGCTTGGCCGCGAAGTTGTCCTGCGTATTCCCCGAGCGGCGCGATCCGGGACGCATCGTGCACAGCCTTGCGGATATGATCCGCGCCCGCATCTTCGCCATCGCGTGTGGCTACGAGGATGGCAATGATCTCGATCGTTTACGCGGCGATCCGGCGTTCAAGCTGGCTTGCGGCCGACTGCCGGACACTGGCCGGGATCTGTGTTCGCAGCCGACCCTATCGCGCCTGGAGAATGCACCACACCTGCGCGAGGTGATCCGGCTGAGCTCTGTGCTGGTTGACCTATGGATGGACAGCTACGCGCGAGCGCCGAGCGCAATCACGCTCGACATCGACGACACGGTCGACGTGGTGCATGGCCGTCAGCAACTCTCGCTGTTCAACGCCCATTATGATGAACACTGCTTCCTGCCGATCCACGTCTACGACACCGAGCACAGCCGGCCTGTTGCGGTCATCCTGCGCCCCGGCAAGACGCCGAGCGGCCGCGAGGTGCGGGCACACCTGCGCCGCCTGGTTCGGCGCATTCGCCGGCGCTGGCCCGATACGCGTATCACCTTCCGCGGCGACAGCCATTACGCCGGCCCCGAGGCGATGACTTTTTGCGAGCAAAACGGCGTCGATTACATCTTCGCGCTAGCCGGCACGAAGCCGCTCGCCAGAAAGGTCGACGAGGTCTGTGATGCATTTCGAACCGAACGTGCGATCGAGAACAAGATCGTGGTTCGCGGCTACACCGAGACCTGCCACGCGGCCGGCTCCTGGCATCGTGAGCGCCGCGTCGTCGCCCGCATCGAGGCAACCCAACAAGGGCTCGACGTCCGCTACGTCGTCACCAGCCTGGATATCGGCTCGGCTGAGTGGATCTATGACAGCCTCTATTGCGCTCGCGGACAGGCCGAGAACCTGATCAAGCTGCACAAGACCCAGCTCGCCTCCGATCGCACCAGTTGCCGCTCGGCGCTCGCCAACCAGGTCCGCCTCGTCTTCCACACCGCCGCCTATTGGCTCATCCTCGCCGTGCGCGATGCCATCCCAAAGCCGCGCGATCTGGCAACGGCCGAGTTCAACACGATCAGGCTCAGGCTTCTCAAGATCGCAGCCCGCGTCATCGAGACCGCCACCCGCGTCCGTCTCGCCTTCGCTGCGGCGTGCCCCGACGCCGACCTGTTCCGCGGCTTGGTAAACGCTCTGGTCCCGCAAGCACCCTGA
- a CDS encoding Crp/Fnr family transcriptional regulator, with the protein MPEKTNHAIFDPKEFLAKVGEGKTILEFRKDEIVFAQGDVANTVFYIQKGRVKVVVISEQGKEAVVGILEAGQFFGEGCMNGHSLRIATTTAMEECLVTAITKTAMIAALHDEPKFSELFIAYLLTRNSRIEEDLIDQLFNSSEKRLARLLLLLANFGKEGNPQPISPNISQETLAEMIGTTRSRVSFFMNRFRKLGFISYNGKIEVNSSLLNAVLYDKPEIKREL; encoded by the coding sequence ATGCCAGAAAAGACCAACCACGCAATATTTGATCCAAAGGAGTTTCTCGCCAAGGTAGGAGAAGGGAAGACCATCCTTGAGTTTCGCAAGGATGAGATCGTCTTTGCGCAGGGCGACGTGGCAAATACGGTTTTCTATATCCAGAAAGGCCGGGTCAAGGTTGTTGTCATATCAGAGCAAGGCAAGGAAGCCGTGGTCGGCATTTTGGAGGCCGGCCAGTTCTTTGGCGAAGGCTGCATGAACGGCCATTCGCTGCGTATCGCGACGACGACAGCGATGGAGGAATGCCTGGTGACCGCGATAACGAAGACCGCCATGATCGCGGCATTGCACGATGAACCCAAGTTTTCGGAGCTGTTCATAGCCTATCTGCTGACCCGCAACAGCCGGATTGAAGAGGACCTGATCGATCAGCTCTTCAACTCCAGTGAAAAACGGTTGGCGCGCCTGCTACTCCTGCTGGCGAATTTCGGCAAGGAGGGCAACCCTCAACCGATCAGTCCGAATATCAGCCAGGAGACATTGGCCGAAATGATTGGAACGACGCGATCCCGCGTCAGCTTCTTCATGAACAGATTCCGCAAGCTCGGCTTCATCAGCTACAACGGAAAAATCGAGGTCAACAGTTCATTGCTGAACGCAGTCTTGTACGACAAGCCCGAGATCAAGCGCGAACTGTAA
- a CDS encoding amidohydrolase/deacetylase family metallohydrolase, which yields MPFDLILRGGRVIDPSQKLDAVTDVAFAAGKVAAVGRELKADPATEVRDVSGLIVSPGIIDLHTHVYWGGTSLGIDAEEFCRNSGVTTSVDTGSAGPGNFAGFRKHVIEPSQVRILAYLHVSHAGIFGFSDRVMVGESEELRLMNPVDAARVADENRDLIVGIKVRVGLHASGTSGLVPLEIALEVAEQVGMPLMAHIDHPPPSYEEVLARLRPGDVLTHAFRPFPNTPATAQGTVKKVVLEARERGVLFDIGHGKGSFAFKTARAMLANGFYPDAISSDIHQLCIDGPAFDQVTTMSKFLCMGMSLPDVIAASTVNAEMALRRPELGSLKPGSVGDATLLSIRQGQFDYVDVVGEHLTGDRKIASEGVVIGGRWWHPR from the coding sequence ATGCCTTTCGATTTGATTCTGCGCGGCGGACGGGTGATCGACCCGTCGCAAAAGCTCGATGCGGTGACCGATGTCGCCTTTGCCGCCGGCAAGGTCGCGGCGGTCGGCCGGGAGCTGAAAGCCGATCCCGCGACCGAGGTCCGCGACGTCTCGGGGCTGATCGTCTCGCCCGGGATCATCGACCTGCACACCCATGTCTATTGGGGCGGCACCTCGCTCGGCATCGACGCGGAGGAATTTTGCCGCAACTCCGGCGTTACCACTTCGGTCGACACCGGCAGCGCCGGTCCCGGCAATTTCGCCGGCTTCCGCAAGCATGTGATCGAGCCGAGCCAGGTTCGCATCCTCGCTTATCTGCATGTCTCGCATGCCGGCATCTTCGGCTTCTCGGACCGCGTGATGGTCGGCGAGAGCGAGGAATTGCGGCTGATGAATCCGGTCGACGCGGCGCGCGTGGCGGACGAGAACCGCGATCTCATCGTCGGCATCAAGGTGCGGGTCGGCTTGCACGCCTCGGGTACCTCGGGGCTGGTGCCGCTCGAGATCGCGCTCGAGGTTGCCGAGCAGGTCGGCATGCCCTTGATGGCGCATATCGACCATCCGCCGCCGAGCTACGAGGAGGTGCTCGCGCGCTTGCGCCCGGGCGATGTGCTGACGCATGCGTTCCGACCGTTCCCCAACACGCCGGCGACCGCGCAGGGCACGGTGAAGAAGGTGGTGCTGGAGGCGCGCGAGCGCGGCGTGTTGTTCGACATCGGCCATGGCAAGGGCTCGTTCGCCTTCAAGACCGCACGCGCGATGCTCGCCAACGGCTTCTACCCTGACGCCATCTCCTCCGACATCCATCAGCTCTGCATCGACGGTCCAGCCTTCGACCAGGTGACGACGATGTCGAAATTCCTCTGCATGGGGATGTCGCTGCCGGACGTGATCGCGGCGTCCACCGTCAACGCCGAGATGGCGTTGCGGCGTCCCGAGCTAGGCAGCCTCAAGCCGGGCAGCGTCGGCGACGCCACGCTGCTCTCGATCAGGCAAGGGCAGTTCGACTATGTCGACGTGGTCGGCGAACACCTGACCGGCGATCGCAAGATCGCATCCGAAGGCGTCGTGATCGGCGGACGCTGGTGGCACCCGAGATAG
- a CDS encoding cyclic nucleotide-binding and patatin-like phospholipase domain-containing protein, with amino-acid sequence MQSNRVPPSATFAWGNLSEDFALFRTLSTEQRLIAFGAMTRRDLVRGELLVEQGGASDALFLVLHGALAVHRIDHPEPIAELRAGELVGEIGFFANIPRTANVIAIRDSSVLVLTRAAYARLVQEAPGIVEALLAALAQRFAIQTARLLPVRASPKARTVALIAGGREPVPAAFEQRLRLSLAAAGAEIVDLARIQAMFPGRALDSSEVADWLNRIEYDAPLVAYFGGAEASEWARKTIRQADLVVFACRGDAPPPVLTEIESFACGVHPASARRLVRVHDIRQHEVSGTAAWLARLPCFMHHHVALEDQIDIESLVRFLCGRAVGFVAGGGGSLGTAHVGIYKAFRERGTMFDIFVGTSVGSAMAAGFAKNYDAEHLERGTHEIFVSSRSFRRPTWPRYALLDHKAFDRALADQYGHNCRIEDCWRPFAAVATNLSTHSLELIRTGLLWQAVRASSAIPGLLPPFYTKDGSMLVDGCLVDNVPLAQMHQMKSGPNLVVHFGEPATEMFDVDYAALPGRFELLASLLMPFRRKSLPAAPSAVNVLWRSLVAHQRYDTLPTTPLDLVMRPPTPDGVDVTDFDRHQEIFESSYRWAQETIAASEAAHDPAIAAIVAPAKAAGSAADKGADMAAAHSTDQTTTETAPVSHQARVG; translated from the coding sequence ATGCAATCGAACCGTGTGCCGCCGAGCGCAACGTTTGCGTGGGGGAACCTGTCCGAGGACTTCGCGCTGTTCCGAACGCTCAGCACGGAGCAGCGGCTGATCGCCTTTGGCGCGATGACCAGGCGCGACCTGGTGCGTGGCGAGTTGCTGGTGGAGCAGGGGGGCGCCTCGGACGCATTGTTCCTGGTGCTGCACGGCGCGCTCGCAGTGCACCGGATCGATCATCCCGAGCCGATCGCGGAGCTTCGCGCCGGCGAGCTGGTCGGCGAGATCGGCTTCTTCGCCAACATCCCGCGCACGGCCAACGTGATCGCGATCCGCGATTCCAGCGTGCTGGTGTTGACGCGGGCGGCCTATGCGAGGCTGGTGCAGGAAGCGCCTGGCATCGTCGAGGCGCTGCTTGCCGCGCTTGCGCAGCGGTTTGCCATCCAGACCGCGCGCCTGTTGCCCGTCCGGGCGTCACCAAAGGCGCGCACCGTCGCGCTGATTGCAGGCGGACGGGAGCCGGTGCCGGCTGCCTTTGAACAAAGGCTGCGCCTGAGCCTTGCCGCAGCAGGCGCCGAGATTGTCGATCTCGCGCGCATTCAGGCGATGTTTCCCGGCCGCGCGCTGGACTCGTCCGAGGTCGCCGACTGGCTCAACCGGATCGAGTATGACGCGCCGCTGGTGGCTTATTTCGGTGGTGCGGAAGCATCTGAATGGGCGCGCAAGACCATTCGCCAGGCCGACCTCGTGGTGTTCGCCTGCCGCGGTGATGCTCCGCCGCCGGTTCTTACCGAGATCGAGAGCTTCGCCTGCGGAGTGCATCCGGCGTCGGCGCGGCGCCTGGTTCGTGTTCACGATATCAGGCAACACGAGGTCAGCGGCACCGCGGCCTGGCTGGCTCGGCTGCCTTGCTTCATGCATCACCATGTCGCGCTCGAGGACCAGATCGATATCGAGAGCCTGGTTCGTTTCCTGTGCGGCCGCGCCGTCGGGTTTGTCGCCGGCGGCGGCGGCAGCCTCGGCACCGCGCATGTCGGCATCTACAAGGCGTTTCGCGAGCGCGGCACCATGTTCGACATCTTTGTCGGCACCAGCGTCGGTTCGGCGATGGCGGCGGGCTTTGCCAAGAACTACGACGCCGAGCATCTCGAGCGCGGCACCCATGAGATCTTCGTCTCCAGCCGCAGCTTCCGCCGCCCCACCTGGCCGCGCTATGCGCTGCTGGACCACAAGGCCTTCGATCGGGCGCTTGCCGATCAGTACGGCCACAACTGCCGGATCGAGGATTGCTGGCGGCCGTTCGCGGCGGTCGCGACCAACCTGTCGACGCACAGTCTCGAATTGATCAGGACCGGCCTGCTCTGGCAAGCGGTGCGGGCATCGAGCGCCATCCCCGGCCTGCTGCCGCCGTTCTATACCAAAGACGGCTCGATGCTGGTCGACGGATGCCTCGTCGACAACGTTCCGCTGGCGCAAATGCATCAGATGAAGAGCGGACCGAACCTGGTGGTGCATTTCGGCGAGCCGGCGACCGAGATGTTCGACGTCGACTATGCCGCGCTGCCGGGAAGGTTCGAGCTGCTCGCATCCCTGCTGATGCCGTTCCGGCGAAAATCGCTCCCGGCCGCGCCGAGCGCCGTCAACGTGTTGTGGCGAAGCCTCGTCGCGCATCAGCGCTACGATACGCTGCCGACCACGCCGCTCGACCTGGTGATGCGCCCGCCGACGCCCGATGGCGTTGACGTCACCGATTTCGACCGCCATCAGGAAATCTTCGAATCCTCGTACCGCTGGGCGCAAGAGACCATTGCTGCCTCGGAGGCGGCGCATGATCCGGCCATTGCTGCCATCGTCGCGCCGGCCAAGGCTGCGGGCAGCGCTGCGGACAAGGGTGCGGACATGGCCGCGGCCCACAGCACGGATCAAACGACGACCGAGACCGCGCCGGTCTCCCATCAGGCCCGCGTCGGCTGA
- a CDS encoding zinc-binding dehydrogenase, translating to MEQIRVCTHDGPGAKPVIRTVPWPDVGKKAALIKVGACGVCGTDLHILKGHWPKPLPWPFTLGHELGGVIVECGPEFTEDFMSKPLQVGSKVMIPPLMPCGRCYYCIHYPESANKCLTPVYYGRYLGFDKAPHMWGGWAEYVYVDLDMLPGTKIYKLPDDMSLRLGALSEPLTSCIRAFNRATRAGGFSWGDTVVIQGSGPIGILAVAAAQEMGAGRVICVGAPETPRLALAREFGAEATVDIEQLKTPEERIKAVRDIVGGFGADLVMDCSGHPTAGPEGIEMLRDGGTYVEMGQFTDAGSINTSWHRICTKDLNVLGSWGFTGNDLPLGVDMLYRTRNKYPWLDMQTIYPFTEDGVARAVADAMAMKTVKSTIVPWPGLVG from the coding sequence ATGGAGCAGATCCGCGTCTGCACGCATGACGGACCTGGAGCCAAACCTGTAATCCGGACCGTGCCATGGCCGGATGTCGGCAAAAAGGCGGCCTTGATCAAGGTCGGCGCCTGCGGCGTTTGCGGAACCGACTTGCACATCCTGAAGGGACACTGGCCGAAGCCGCTGCCATGGCCGTTCACGCTCGGCCACGAACTCGGCGGCGTGATCGTCGAATGCGGCCCGGAATTCACCGAAGACTTCATGAGCAAGCCGCTGCAGGTGGGATCGAAGGTGATGATCCCGCCCTTGATGCCGTGCGGCCGCTGCTATTACTGCATCCATTATCCCGAGAGCGCCAACAAGTGCCTGACGCCGGTGTATTACGGCCGCTATCTCGGCTTCGACAAGGCGCCGCACATGTGGGGCGGCTGGGCCGAATATGTCTACGTCGATCTGGACATGCTGCCCGGCACCAAGATCTACAAATTGCCCGACGACATGTCGCTGCGGCTGGGCGCGCTGTCGGAGCCCCTGACGTCCTGCATTCGCGCCTTCAACCGCGCCACCCGCGCCGGCGGCTTCAGCTGGGGCGACACCGTGGTGATCCAGGGCTCCGGGCCGATCGGCATCCTCGCGGTCGCGGCCGCGCAGGAGATGGGAGCAGGGCGCGTGATCTGCGTCGGCGCGCCGGAAACGCCACGGCTGGCGCTGGCGCGCGAGTTCGGCGCCGAGGCGACCGTCGATATCGAGCAGCTGAAGACGCCGGAGGAGCGCATCAAGGCGGTGCGCGACATCGTCGGCGGCTTCGGTGCCGATCTCGTGATGGATTGCTCGGGCCACCCGACCGCCGGCCCCGAAGGCATCGAGATGCTGCGCGACGGCGGCACCTATGTCGAGATGGGCCAGTTCACCGACGCCGGCTCGATCAATACGTCGTGGCACCGCATCTGCACCAAGGACCTCAACGTGCTCGGCTCCTGGGGCTTTACCGGCAACGACCTGCCGCTCGGCGTCGACATGCTCTACCGCACGCGCAACAAATATCCGTGGCTCGACATGCAGACGATCTATCCGTTCACCGAGGACGGCGTCGCGCGCGCGGTGGCGGACGCGATGGCGATGAAGACGGTGAAGTCGACCATCGTGCCGTGGCCGGGTCTGGTCGGGTGA
- a CDS encoding FAD-dependent monooxygenase — protein MHNHHPLPHDAVIAGAGPVGLLLACELRLAKLSVLVLEQTADPRSPLKRLPFGMRGLSAPTIEALYRRGMLDDIAAPQRTKDGLDRNASNGAHWMQQPRRPAGHFAGIQFYHDDIDSSKWSYRLPGPAGTRMAVDMESLESALAARAIAMGVEIRRGAGVEAFDQSDDGVTIRAGGETFHGRWLVGCDGGRSTVRKAGGFEFVGTDPEFTGYSVEVEIADPDTLCPGRHYTPTGMYTYARPGTIAMVDFDGGAFHRTQAITREHAQAVLRRVSGTDVTLTALQLATTWTDRACQATAYRRGRVLLAGDAAHIHSPLGGQGLNLGLGDAMNLGWKLAATIRGNAPADLLDSYCSERHPVGAQILDWSRAQVALMRPSRSSRALEAIIRDLIATPDGATYFAERVWGVSLRYDLGGGHPLVGRSAPDFALASGKRLGELLRDGRGLLLDFDPRSPLRALAERWRGRIGYVASDAGDRLGLNAVLVRPDGFVGWATDIEPDLEETARAATRWFGESDAASA, from the coding sequence ATGCACAACCACCACCCCCTTCCCCATGATGCCGTAATCGCCGGCGCCGGCCCCGTCGGCCTGCTGCTCGCTTGCGAGCTGCGGCTCGCAAAGCTCTCAGTCCTGGTGCTCGAGCAGACCGCGGACCCGCGCTCGCCGTTGAAGCGGCTGCCGTTCGGCATGCGCGGCCTCTCGGCGCCCACCATCGAGGCCCTCTATCGTCGCGGGATGCTGGACGACATCGCGGCGCCGCAGCGTACGAAAGATGGCTTGGACCGCAACGCATCGAACGGCGCGCACTGGATGCAGCAGCCGCGCCGCCCGGCGGGCCATTTCGCTGGCATCCAGTTTTATCACGACGATATCGACAGTTCGAAATGGTCCTATCGCCTGCCGGGTCCGGCCGGCACCCGCATGGCGGTCGACATGGAGTCGCTCGAATCCGCGCTCGCCGCGCGCGCAATCGCGATGGGCGTCGAGATCAGGCGCGGCGCGGGCGTCGAGGCGTTCGATCAGTCGGATGACGGCGTCACCATTCGCGCCGGTGGCGAGACCTTTCATGGACGCTGGCTGGTCGGTTGCGACGGCGGCCGCAGCACGGTGCGCAAGGCCGGCGGCTTCGAATTTGTCGGCACCGATCCCGAGTTCACCGGCTATTCGGTCGAGGTCGAGATTGCCGATCCGGACACGCTCTGCCCGGGCCGCCACTACACGCCGACCGGCATGTATACCTACGCGCGTCCCGGCACCATCGCGATGGTCGATTTCGACGGCGGCGCCTTCCACCGCACCCAAGCAATCACGCGCGAGCATGCGCAGGCGGTGCTGCGCCGTGTCTCCGGCACCGACGTGACATTGACGGCCCTCCAGCTTGCCACCACCTGGACGGATCGCGCCTGTCAGGCGACGGCATACCGGAGGGGACGCGTGCTGCTCGCCGGCGACGCCGCACACATTCATTCTCCGCTGGGCGGCCAGGGGCTCAATCTCGGGCTTGGCGATGCGATGAATCTCGGCTGGAAGCTCGCCGCCACGATCCGCGGCAACGCGCCGGCCGATCTGCTCGACAGCTATTGCAGCGAACGGCATCCGGTGGGCGCGCAGATCCTCGACTGGTCGCGCGCCCAGGTCGCGCTGATGCGGCCGAGCCGGAGTTCGCGTGCGCTCGAAGCCATCATCCGCGATCTGATCGCGACACCCGACGGCGCGACATATTTTGCCGAGCGCGTGTGGGGCGTTTCGCTGCGCTACGATCTTGGCGGCGGCCATCCGCTGGTGGGCCGCAGCGCGCCCGACTTCGCGCTCGCCAGCGGGAAGAGGCTCGGCGAACTGCTCAGAGACGGGCGCGGCCTGCTACTCGACTTTGATCCGCGCTCTCCTCTGCGCGCGCTGGCCGAGCGTTGGCGCGGGCGGATTGGCTATGTCGCAAGCGATGCCGGGGATCGGCTGGGTTTGAACGCGGTGCTGGTGCGTCCCGATGGGTTTGTGGGTTGGGCCACAGACATCGAACCGGATCTGGAGGAGACTGCTCGAGCCGCAACGCGATGGTTCGGAGAATCTGACGCGGCATCTGCATGA
- a CDS encoding PilZ domain-containing protein: MSFAQKKTSAVPVAEERRRFQRVKVHLLGRYMLPDRREFPCQIINMSPGGLALLAPGIGNVGDRVIAYLDHIGRVEGRITRIIDNGFAMTIGATARKRDKLAAQLTWLANRDILNLPEDRRHDRIVPRNPIALLTQEDGSRMTCRIIDLSLSGAAIAAENRPPLKSLVMLGRVQARVVRNLEEGFALEFVHEQSAETLEESVTAR, from the coding sequence ATGTCGTTTGCACAGAAGAAAACTAGCGCCGTCCCCGTTGCCGAGGAGCGGCGACGCTTCCAGCGCGTCAAGGTGCACCTGCTCGGCCGCTACATGCTGCCCGACCGGCGCGAGTTTCCCTGCCAGATTATCAACATGTCCCCGGGCGGCCTCGCGCTGCTTGCGCCCGGCATCGGCAATGTCGGCGACCGCGTGATCGCCTATCTCGACCATATCGGCCGGGTCGAGGGCCGCATCACCCGCATCATCGACAACGGCTTTGCGATGACGATCGGCGCCACCGCGCGCAAGCGCGACAAGCTCGCCGCCCAGCTCACCTGGCTCGCCAACCGCGACATCCTCAATTTGCCCGAGGATCGCCGCCACGACCGTATCGTGCCGCGCAACCCGATCGCCCTGCTCACCCAGGAAGACGGCTCGCGGATGACCTGCCGCATCATCGACCTTTCGCTGTCTGGTGCTGCGATCGCCGCGGAGAACCGCCCGCCGCTGAAGTCGCTGGTGATGCTCGGCAGGGTGCAGGCCCGCGTGGTGCGAAATCTCGAGGAAGGCTTCGCGCTCGAGTTCGTCCACGAGCAGTCGGCGGAAACGCTCGAAGAGAGCGTTACCGCGAGGTAA